CATCATCGGCGCCGGCTGCGTCGTCACCCGCGACGTTCCCGCGAACGTCGTCGCCGCCGGCAGCCCCGCACGTGTCATCCGCACCATCACACAACCCGAAAGCGAGCAGTAGCCATGCCCGGCCCCGCCCCGACCGTCGCCGTGCTCTGGGACATGGACGGCGTTCTCGTCGACTCCGAACCCCTCCTGTTCGAAGCCGAGCGCCTCACCTTCGCCCCGTACGGCATCGACCTCACCCTCGAGCAGAAGAAGCCGTTCATCGGACTCGGCGGACACGAGATCATGGCGAAGATGGCCGACGCGTTCGGCGTTGACGCAGACTCCGGAGACCTCGGAGAAGCCAAGCTCGGCCACGTCGTCGACCTGCTCGGGGCGGTGACCGGGTTCGCGCCCACCACCGCGCTCGTGCGGAGCCTCGCCGCTCGCGGCATTCCCATGGCGGTCGCGTCCGGGTCATCGCCGGAGATGATCCAGACCGCGCTGACCGCGGTCGGCCTGGCCGAACATCTCCCCACCCGCGTGTCGGTCCTCGAGGTCGAGCGCGGCAAGCCCGCGCCCGACGTGTTCCTCGCCGCCGCCGACAGGCTCGGTGTCGCGCCCGAGCGGTGCGTCGTGATCGAAGATGCCGTCCCCGGCGTGCTCGCCGCCAAGGACGCCGGCATGCGCTGCATCGCGATTCCCTACGTCACAGACCCGTGGGACGACCGGTTCGACGTCGCGGACCTCGTCGTCCGAGGCGGCATGGCAGCCGCAGACCCCAACGCGCTCCTCGACTGGATCACCGCTCGGAGCAGACGTACCGCAGGCGCCACGTCCCTCGTCCGGCGGTGAGCCGCCAGCGGGTGCTGCGGCAGGGGATTGGGACGTGGCGCCATGCGTGGCGTCCTGTAGTGGCATTCGAACGTCGGCGCGGTCAAATCCAGCCAATGAGCGTGGCTAGCTGAGGTGCTGTTCGAAGAACGCGAGCGTTCGGGTTCTGGCGTCTGCCGCCGCTTCCGGTATGAGCGGGCTGGGGGCTCCGGGCATGAACTCTTCCATGTCGAAGGCGTGCCCCGCTCCCGGGTATCGGATCACCTCGGCGTGGGTGTCGAGGATGCGGAGCGCTTCTTCGATGGCGTCGAGCTCACCTTCGGCGAGGAGGAAGTCGTCTGCTCCGAAGAGGCCGAGCCAGGGCGTCGTCAGCCCGCCCAGTCGGTCGGCGAGTGCGGGCAGCCCGAGGTTGTCTCCGTATCCGGGTTCGATGATGCCGTTGGCGTAGTAGCTCGTGGCTGCGGCTACCGATCCGTTCAGGGCGGCCACAAGGGCGGCCCTGCCGCCGAACGAGAAGCCGAGCGCGCCGATGTTCGCCGTGTCGATGCCCTGTCTGCGCAGGTAGTCGGCCGCTTCCGCGATGTCGGCGGCCACGGTGTCGTCGCCGGGAAGTGCCAGCGCGAACTCCTCGATTCCGCCGAACTCGAACGGGTCCAGCTGCTCGACGCCTCGTCGGTGGTGCAGCAGCGGCGCCACGGCGGCGTAGCCGTTCTCAGCGAGCCGTTGCAGCCACTCCGCGATCTGGGGTGTGTATCCGGGCGCCTGGTGCAGGACGATGACGCCCCCGCGCGGGGTTCCTTCCGGCACTGCGACGCGAAGCGGCACGCCGTTGTGTTCGGCTGCCTCGATGGTGATTGTCATGTTCTGCTTCACTCACTCCGTGCCAGGGATCGGGCCGAAGGTCGGTCCCATCCAGATGTAGTTGTCGGGTGCTCCGAGGAGGTCCCAGCCGACGTTGCTCATGTGGGAGTCGTCGACGATGAAGTGCTGGACCCCGGCGAGCGCATCGCGAATGGCGCGCTGGGCGTCGCCGGCGCGAAGGGTGGTGCCGCCGCCGCGGCGGTATGCCCATTCGGCGACCTCGCGGGCGATGTCGTGGGTGTGGATGTTGGCGCCCATGAGCATCGAGGTCTGCTCACGCGACAGCCCGCATCCCTCACGGAGCGTGTCGTCGATGTCGGCGAGCACCTCGGTGACAAGCGCCCGGGCGGCGCGGGCCTTCATCTCCAGCTGCGCGTACTCGATCCGGAATCGGTCGTTGTCGGCCTGGCGCTTCGCCCCGGGCCGGGACGGCGGGCGGTTGGCGTTGGCTGCGGCGTCGTCGAGGATGCGTCGGGTGATGCCCGTCGCGAATCCGAGGTGCATGAGCGGGATGAGCAGTCCGACCCCGCCGAGCGCCTCGTCGCCGCCGAGAATGGGCGCGCCGAGGACGACGGCTTCGTGTGCCGCGGGGACGAAGACGTCGGTGAACGTGAAGTCGACGCTCCCGGTGCCGCGCAGGCCGATCGTGTCCCACCCCTCCCCGTAGGAGATCTCGGAGGTGGGGACGGCGAACATCGCCGGCGGCCCCTGAACGGGTTCGCCGTCGACGAGCTTCTGCGCGGGTGTGAAGATGAACCGGGCATGCTTGGACCCGCTGGCATATCGGTACGAGCCCGTGAGGCTCCACCCGCCGTCGACCGCGACCGCCGTCGCTGCGCCGTTGCTGACGGCTCCGAAGAGGGGCTCGCCGGAGTCGATGATCTCGCGAGCTGGCTCGTACTCGAGGTAGTCGATCATGTGTCCGCCGGCGGCGAAGATCGTGTTGACCCAGCCGATCGATCCGTCGATGCGAGCCACACGGTCGAGGATCGGGAGAGCCTCCCCGGGAAACAGGCCCATGCCACCGAGCTCCTTCGGCA
This region of Microbacterium thalassium genomic DNA includes:
- a CDS encoding HAD family hydrolase, producing MPGPAPTVAVLWDMDGVLVDSEPLLFEAERLTFAPYGIDLTLEQKKPFIGLGGHEIMAKMADAFGVDADSGDLGEAKLGHVVDLLGAVTGFAPTTALVRSLAARGIPMAVASGSSPEMIQTALTAVGLAEHLPTRVSVLEVERGKPAPDVFLAAADRLGVAPERCVVIEDAVPGVLAAKDAGMRCIAIPYVTDPWDDRFDVADLVVRGGMAAADPNALLDWITARSRRTAGATSLVRR
- a CDS encoding dienelactone hydrolase family protein; protein product: MTITIEAAEHNGVPLRVAVPEGTPRGGVIVLHQAPGYTPQIAEWLQRLAENGYAAVAPLLHHRRGVEQLDPFEFGGIEEFALALPGDDTVAADIAEAADYLRRQGIDTANIGALGFSFGGRAALVAALNGSVAAATSYYANGIIEPGYGDNLGLPALADRLGGLTTPWLGLFGADDFLLAEGELDAIEEALRILDTHAEVIRYPGAGHAFDMEEFMPGAPSPLIPEAAADARTRTLAFFEQHLS
- a CDS encoding acyl-CoA dehydrogenase family protein, which translates into the protein MSLISEPQTLESTQSVAQTMRKLESVATALAAEAAETEAQQKLTDRAIELLIEAGVTRVFLPKELGGMGLFPGEALPILDRVARIDGSIGWVNTIFAAGGHMIDYLEYEPAREIIDSGEPLFGAVSNGAATAVAVDGGWSLTGSYRYASGSKHARFIFTPAQKLVDGEPVQGPPAMFAVPTSEISYGEGWDTIGLRGTGSVDFTFTDVFVPAAHEAVVLGAPILGGDEALGGVGLLIPLMHLGFATGITRRILDDAAANANRPPSRPGAKRQADNDRFRIEYAQLEMKARAARALVTEVLADIDDTLREGCGLSREQTSMLMGANIHTHDIAREVAEWAYRRGGGTTLRAGDAQRAIRDALAGVQHFIVDDSHMSNVGWDLLGAPDNYIWMGPTFGPIPGTE